From a region of the Monodelphis domestica isolate mMonDom1 chromosome 8, mMonDom1.pri, whole genome shotgun sequence genome:
- the CCL20 gene encoding C-C motif chemokine 20 isoform X2, protein MAQFGSKILILAFLMKVMLLCLSDRAQASSFDCCLQYIEHPINSKFIKGYAEQRSYEACDIDAIIFYTRKHVVCANPKETWVKNVLRILSSRLKKMSKKSLF, encoded by the exons ATGGCCCAATTTGGCAGCAAGATCCTAATCTTGGCATTTTTGATGAAAGTCATGCTGCTCTGCCTCTCTGACAGGGCTCAAG CTAGCAGCTTCGATTGCTGCCTTCAGTATATAGAACATCCTATCAACAGTAAATTCATCAAGGGCTATGCAGAACAGCGGTCCTATGAAGCCTGTGACATTGATGCCATCAT ATTTTATACCAGAAAACACGTCGTGTGTGCTAATCCAAAGGAAACATGggtgaaaaatgtccttaggaTTTTGAG ttccaGACTCAAGAAGATGTCAAAGAAATCCCTTTTCTGA
- the CCL20 gene encoding C-C motif chemokine 20 isoform X1, translating to MAQFGSKILILAFLMKVMLLCLSDRAQAASSFDCCLQYIEHPINSKFIKGYAEQRSYEACDIDAIIFYTRKHVVCANPKETWVKNVLRILSSRLKKMSKKSLF from the exons ATGGCCCAATTTGGCAGCAAGATCCTAATCTTGGCATTTTTGATGAAAGTCATGCTGCTCTGCCTCTCTGACAGGGCTCAAG CAGCTAGCAGCTTCGATTGCTGCCTTCAGTATATAGAACATCCTATCAACAGTAAATTCATCAAGGGCTATGCAGAACAGCGGTCCTATGAAGCCTGTGACATTGATGCCATCAT ATTTTATACCAGAAAACACGTCGTGTGTGCTAATCCAAAGGAAACATGggtgaaaaatgtccttaggaTTTTGAG ttccaGACTCAAGAAGATGTCAAAGAAATCCCTTTTCTGA